One Pseudonocardia abyssalis DNA segment encodes these proteins:
- the mntA gene encoding type VII toxin-antitoxin system MntA family adenylyltransferase antitoxin, with amino-acid sequence MDVEAIAALLPRHPGLRLVVLHGSRARGDHGPAADWDIGVLTDGRVDLGALTADLTAVLGTDAVDVVDLDRTSALLRYRAARDGIALLESRPDAFLEFRLEATRYWCDAGPVIRAAQESVLADLG; translated from the coding sequence GTGGACGTCGAGGCGATCGCTGCGCTGCTGCCGCGTCATCCCGGTCTGCGTCTGGTCGTGCTGCACGGGTCGCGGGCGCGCGGCGACCACGGTCCGGCGGCCGACTGGGACATCGGTGTGCTCACCGACGGCCGGGTCGACCTGGGCGCGCTCACCGCCGATCTCACCGCCGTGCTCGGCACCGACGCCGTCGACGTCGTCGACCTCGACCGCACGAGCGCCCTGCTCCGCTACCGCGCCGCCCGCGACGGGATCGCGCTGCTGGAGAGCCGCCCGGACGCGTTCCTGGAGTTCCGGCTCGAGGCCACCCGGTACTGGTGCGACGCGGGCCCGGTCATCCGGGCCGCGCAGGAGTCCGTGCTGGCGGATCTGGGATGA
- the hepT gene encoding type VII toxin-antitoxin system HepT family RNase toxin, giving the protein MTGVDRELLAERAAAVGRHLDRVATHLPADVDGLSPLSSATDTVVLHLWQAVQVVIDLAVSTCVRLGLGSPPTYGDAFRSLAGAGVLDAELASRLARAAGFHKLIVHAYADLDLRRLHLIASDGPADLRAFLAALRDLA; this is encoded by the coding sequence ATGACCGGGGTCGACCGGGAACTGCTCGCGGAGCGGGCCGCGGCGGTGGGCCGCCACCTCGACCGCGTCGCCACCCACCTGCCCGCCGACGTGGACGGGCTGAGCCCGCTCAGCTCGGCCACCGACACCGTCGTCCTGCACCTGTGGCAGGCCGTCCAGGTCGTGATCGACCTGGCGGTGTCCACCTGCGTCCGGCTCGGCCTCGGCAGCCCGCCGACGTACGGGGACGCGTTCCGGTCACTGGCCGGAGCCGGGGTCCTCGACGCCGAGCTGGCCAGCCGCCTCGCCCGGGCCGCCGGGTTCCACAAACTGATCGTGCACGCCTACGCCGATCTCGACCTGCGGCGCCTCCACCTCATCGCCTCCGACGGGCCGGCCGACCTGCGGGCGTTCCTGGCGGCCCTGCGGGACCTCGCCTGA
- a CDS encoding glycosyltransferase family 87 protein codes for MSDPRSTRIAPTTLLAAVVVLASLVTTVVLHVRHPDALVTLLPLTDMRDLHVDFDTFWHSAVALTQGVDIYETPAKLTNLNPPLLTVLLVPFAALDALTAYRIFAALTAVLVVASVVAVARELRLGAGVTVAAALAVLASSPLHGTLVLGQIYPLLLVLLVAGWIAERRGRPLLAAACYGVAVALKPSLAPLLLLPAVQRRWAPMRAGIASAAVATLVGVLIAGPSSAIEWLTIALTEGVPDTVDNASFPGLAMRFGVSPVLGLGAGLAVLVGTLWWIGRHRDRIDPAGTAPWAVVAAGLLLSPIAWHNYLLLLVPGVLVLVTLGRGALATSLLAVTLVPVSWNAIWPPDPSPLEELGSDVGRSLYWAILVAYWVALLSAGPLRRSGPPATGGADEPADAGASTG; via the coding sequence GTGTCCGACCCGCGCTCCACCCGCATCGCGCCGACGACCCTGCTCGCGGCGGTGGTGGTGCTCGCGTCACTGGTGACGACGGTCGTGCTGCACGTCCGCCACCCCGACGCGCTGGTGACACTCCTCCCGCTCACCGACATGCGCGACCTGCACGTCGACTTCGACACCTTCTGGCACTCGGCCGTCGCGCTCACCCAGGGTGTCGACATCTACGAGACCCCCGCGAAACTGACGAACCTCAACCCGCCCCTGCTGACGGTCCTGCTCGTGCCGTTCGCCGCCCTCGACGCGCTCACCGCGTACCGGATCTTCGCCGCGCTGACCGCGGTGCTGGTGGTCGCCTCGGTCGTCGCGGTCGCGCGGGAGCTGCGGCTCGGGGCGGGGGTCACGGTGGCCGCGGCGCTCGCCGTGCTCGCCTCGTCACCGTTGCACGGCACGCTGGTACTCGGCCAGATCTACCCGCTGCTGCTGGTGCTGCTGGTCGCCGGCTGGATCGCCGAGCGCCGCGGGCGGCCGCTGCTCGCCGCGGCCTGCTACGGCGTCGCGGTGGCGCTCAAGCCGTCGCTCGCCCCGCTCCTGCTCCTTCCCGCGGTGCAGCGCCGCTGGGCGCCGATGCGGGCGGGGATCGCCTCCGCCGCCGTCGCGACGCTGGTGGGCGTGCTGATCGCCGGTCCGTCCAGCGCGATCGAGTGGCTGACGATCGCGCTCACCGAGGGCGTCCCGGACACCGTCGACAACGCATCGTTCCCCGGGCTCGCCATGCGATTCGGGGTGTCACCGGTGCTCGGCCTCGGCGCCGGGCTGGCGGTCCTGGTCGGGACGCTCTGGTGGATCGGCCGCCACCGCGACCGGATCGACCCGGCCGGGACCGCGCCGTGGGCGGTGGTCGCCGCGGGACTGCTGCTGTCCCCGATCGCGTGGCACAACTACCTGCTGCTGCTGGTTCCCGGCGTCCTCGTGCTGGTCACGCTGGGTCGCGGGGCGCTCGCGACGTCGCTGCTCGCGGTCACGCTGGTCCCGGTGTCGTGGAACGCGATCTGGCCGCCCGACCCGAGCCCCCTGGAGGAGCTCGGATCGGACGTGGGCCGGTCGCTGTACTGGGCGATCCTGGTCGCCTACTGGGTGGCGCTGTTGTCGGCCGGCCCGTTGCGGCGGTCGGGTCCGCCGGCGACGGGCGGTGCCGACGAACCGGCGGACGCGGGCGCCTCCACCGGCTGA
- a CDS encoding neutral zinc metallopeptidase, with protein MRAVPLLLLVLLLAGCTQVVTGRGVAADTTARPAAVAEPVTDAADAADAATTAIEDFWRVELPAAFGREWTDVATLLPVSPGDPTPPCVEDVTEVADQAYYCPTADAVVWDAAQLVPSLFAEFGHVGVVVVLAHEIGHAVQTRLGVDDAAARDPGAYPTILVEAMADCYTGVVLRHLADDPVPGLPVGTAERDAALRTLVGFRDPLGVAAGDEGAHGNAFDRVSAFRAGFDDGAERCAEMTVPERGFTQVRFGSPADQARAGDLPLPDLLVAIGRDARDWSTALSGVPGWTAPPLATDACPEAAAQGPARLCPAADPTTEGAIDVDLAELTPLHRELGDFAGATLVSGRYGLAALRAGGTAVEGVDAGHAAVCLAGAYAGQLLVAPVGFRLSPGDLDEAVQVLLADDWAARDAAGRADPAEHGYERVARYEDGLRGGPTVC; from the coding sequence GTGCGTGCCGTCCCCCTCCTGTTGCTGGTCCTGCTGCTCGCCGGGTGCACGCAGGTGGTCACCGGTCGCGGCGTGGCCGCAGACACGACCGCCCGGCCCGCCGCCGTCGCGGAGCCGGTCACCGACGCCGCGGATGCGGCCGACGCGGCGACCACCGCGATCGAGGACTTCTGGCGCGTCGAGCTCCCCGCCGCGTTCGGCCGGGAGTGGACCGACGTCGCCACGCTCCTGCCGGTCTCCCCCGGCGATCCGACCCCGCCCTGCGTCGAGGACGTCACCGAGGTGGCCGACCAGGCCTACTACTGCCCCACCGCCGACGCCGTGGTCTGGGACGCCGCGCAGCTCGTACCGAGCCTGTTCGCCGAGTTCGGTCACGTCGGGGTCGTCGTCGTGCTCGCCCACGAGATCGGCCACGCGGTGCAGACCCGCCTCGGCGTCGACGACGCCGCGGCACGCGACCCCGGGGCCTACCCGACGATCCTGGTGGAGGCGATGGCCGACTGCTACACCGGCGTGGTGCTGCGCCACCTCGCCGACGACCCGGTCCCCGGCCTGCCGGTCGGCACCGCGGAGCGCGACGCGGCGCTGCGCACGCTGGTCGGGTTCCGCGACCCCCTCGGCGTGGCCGCGGGCGACGAGGGTGCGCACGGCAACGCGTTCGACCGGGTCTCCGCCTTCCGCGCGGGCTTCGACGACGGCGCCGAGCGCTGCGCGGAGATGACGGTGCCCGAGCGGGGATTCACCCAGGTGCGCTTCGGCTCGCCCGCCGACCAGGCCCGAGCGGGCGACCTGCCCCTGCCCGACCTGCTCGTCGCCATCGGCCGGGACGCGCGCGACTGGTCCACCGCCCTGTCCGGGGTACCGGGCTGGACGGCCCCGCCGCTGGCCACCGACGCCTGCCCGGAGGCCGCCGCCCAGGGACCGGCCCGGCTGTGCCCGGCCGCCGACCCGACGACCGAGGGCGCGATCGACGTCGACCTCGCCGAGCTCACGCCGCTGCACCGCGAGCTCGGCGACTTCGCGGGTGCCACGCTGGTGAGCGGGCGCTACGGGCTCGCCGCGCTGCGGGCGGGCGGCACGGCGGTGGAGGGTGTCGACGCGGGGCACGCCGCCGTCTGCCTCGCCGGGGCCTATGCCGGGCAGTTGCTCGTGGCACCCGTCGGCTTCCGGCTCTCCCCCGGCGACCTCGACGAGGCCGTGCAGGTGCTCCTCGCCGACGACTGGGCGGCGCGCGACGCGGCGGGGCGCGCCGACCCCGCCGAGCACGGCTACGAGCGGGTGGCGCGCTACGAGGACGGACTGCGCGGTGGGCCCACCGTCTGCTGA
- a CDS encoding tetratricopeptide repeat protein yields the protein MSGAVDLSALKARSDAANRPAPAPQAGGPAPGGPAPRGGPPPPAPAGFVIDVTEAGFQAEVLERSMVVPVVVDLWAEWCGPCKQLSPVLERLAAAGNGSWILAKVDVDANPRIAQAFGAQSIPMVVAVVGGQPVDAFNGAQPEAQVREWISSLLDALRERMPAIAEAEAAAGGAPEPEEEPEDPRFTAAEDALEQGDYAAAEAAYQDILNVEPANEQAAAAIAQVRFLARSEAVDPEAVARADTAPDDVDAQLAAADAQVATDDVEGAFARLVATAGRVFGDDRDRVREHLVGLFELFPADDARVTAARRALARVLF from the coding sequence ATGTCCGGTGCGGTCGATCTCTCCGCGCTGAAGGCCCGCTCCGACGCTGCCAACCGTCCCGCTCCGGCCCCGCAGGCCGGGGGCCCCGCACCCGGTGGCCCCGCGCCGCGGGGCGGCCCGCCGCCGCCCGCCCCGGCCGGGTTCGTCATCGACGTCACCGAGGCCGGGTTCCAGGCCGAGGTGCTCGAGCGGTCGATGGTGGTGCCCGTCGTGGTCGACCTGTGGGCCGAGTGGTGCGGTCCGTGCAAGCAGCTCTCCCCGGTGCTCGAGCGGCTCGCCGCGGCGGGCAACGGGTCGTGGATCCTGGCGAAGGTCGACGTCGACGCCAACCCGCGGATCGCGCAGGCCTTCGGCGCCCAGTCGATCCCGATGGTCGTGGCCGTGGTCGGCGGCCAGCCGGTCGACGCCTTCAACGGGGCCCAGCCCGAGGCGCAGGTCCGGGAGTGGATCTCGTCACTGCTCGACGCGCTGCGCGAGCGCATGCCCGCGATCGCCGAGGCCGAGGCCGCCGCGGGCGGGGCCCCCGAGCCGGAGGAGGAGCCGGAGGACCCACGCTTCACCGCGGCCGAGGACGCGCTCGAGCAGGGTGACTACGCCGCTGCCGAGGCCGCATACCAGGACATCCTCAACGTCGAGCCGGCCAACGAGCAGGCCGCGGCCGCGATCGCGCAGGTCCGGTTCCTGGCCCGGTCCGAGGCGGTCGACCCCGAAGCCGTCGCGCGGGCCGACACCGCCCCCGACGATGTCGACGCGCAGCTGGCCGCGGCCGACGCGCAGGTGGCCACCGACGACGTCGAGGGTGCCTTCGCCCGCCTCGTCGCCACGGCGGGCCGGGTGTTCGGCGACGACCGCGACCGGGTGCGCGAGCACCTCGTCGGGCTGTTCGAGCTGTTCCCCGCCGACGACGCACGGGTCACCGCGGCGCGGCGGGCGCTGGCGCGGGTCCTGTTCTGA
- a CDS encoding SCO6745 family protein, with protein sequence MADQHEHRARRMWRAVEPIHAVTYFAPESKAVCDALGTRGYWMSYFGLRAAPLGTAPPELVTALFYNFHPAHVARAVPDVWAVAPPERYLAARLEAVDAALRRLVGSEVLAGPEVAEAAAIARDAALAAPTAGRALAAANAALPWPEAPHLVLWQAQTVLREHRGDGHVAALLTAGLDPLEALVVFAADQGLDAAALRLRRGWSEREWDAAAARLADRDLLDRSGALTDEGRLLRAEVEAHTDALADVAWLAVGAERAERLVVLAAPLVAALAAGDGFMPENPMGLRLLPVAG encoded by the coding sequence ATGGCTGATCAGCACGAACACCGGGCCCGGCGGATGTGGCGGGCGGTGGAGCCGATCCACGCCGTCACCTACTTCGCGCCGGAGTCGAAGGCGGTCTGCGACGCGCTGGGCACGAGGGGCTACTGGATGAGCTACTTCGGGCTGCGCGCCGCACCGCTGGGTACCGCACCGCCCGAGCTCGTGACGGCGCTGTTCTACAACTTCCACCCCGCCCACGTCGCCAGGGCCGTGCCCGACGTCTGGGCCGTGGCGCCGCCCGAGCGCTACCTCGCTGCGCGGCTGGAGGCCGTCGACGCGGCGCTGCGTCGGCTCGTCGGGTCGGAGGTGCTGGCCGGTCCGGAGGTCGCGGAGGCGGCCGCGATCGCCCGCGACGCAGCGCTCGCCGCCCCCACCGCGGGCCGGGCACTGGCCGCAGCCAACGCCGCCCTGCCGTGGCCGGAGGCCCCGCACCTGGTGCTGTGGCAGGCGCAGACGGTGCTGCGGGAGCACCGCGGCGACGGTCACGTGGCCGCGTTGCTGACGGCCGGGCTCGATCCGCTGGAGGCACTCGTCGTCTTCGCCGCCGACCAGGGGCTCGACGCCGCGGCGCTGCGGCTGCGGAGGGGCTGGTCGGAGCGGGAGTGGGACGCGGCGGCGGCACGGTTGGCCGATCGCGATCTGCTCGACCGGTCCGGCGCGCTCACCGACGAGGGCCGTCTGCTGCGGGCCGAGGTGGAGGCCCACACCGACGCGCTCGCCGACGTCGCGTGGCTGGCGGTGGGGGCCGAGCGCGCCGAACGGTTGGTCGTACTGGCCGCTCCGCTGGTCGCGGCGCTCGCCGCGGGCGACGGCTTCATGCCGGAGAACCCGATGGGTCTGCGGCTGCTGCCGGTGGCGGGGTGA
- a CDS encoding alpha/beta fold hydrolase, which translates to MSVRTVLVHGAWHDGSCWAPVVAELSARGHDAVAVDLPGDRPGATTADHLDAVLDAAGVDGRVVLVGHSLGGLVVPVAAQRLGPERVAALVLVAALVPLPGASWRERTRAEPGIMAAGFGGGLQRNDDGTTYWPADAAAENLYAGVAAESSAEAVRAAVAGLRPQDWTVTTEVTPLVAWPEVRTVQVVCTDDRVVDPGWGRSGGVVAGAEVVELAGGHFPMLTRPVELAGLLHDVLRSAG; encoded by the coding sequence GTGAGCGTGCGCACCGTGCTGGTGCACGGGGCATGGCACGACGGCTCCTGCTGGGCGCCGGTGGTGGCGGAGCTGTCCGCGCGGGGGCACGACGCCGTCGCGGTCGATCTGCCGGGCGACCGGCCGGGTGCGACCACGGCCGACCACCTCGACGCGGTGCTCGACGCGGCCGGGGTCGACGGTCGGGTGGTGCTCGTGGGGCACTCCCTCGGTGGGCTCGTGGTGCCGGTGGCGGCCCAGCGGCTGGGGCCCGAGCGGGTGGCCGCTCTCGTGCTGGTGGCCGCGCTGGTGCCGCTCCCGGGGGCGTCCTGGCGGGAGCGCACGCGGGCCGAGCCGGGGATCATGGCGGCGGGATTCGGAGGGGGCCTGCAGCGCAACGACGACGGCACGACGTACTGGCCGGCCGACGCGGCGGCGGAGAACCTCTACGCGGGAGTGGCCGCGGAGAGCTCGGCCGAGGCGGTGCGGGCGGCGGTGGCGGGGTTGCGCCCCCAGGACTGGACCGTCACGACGGAGGTCACCCCGCTCGTCGCGTGGCCCGAGGTGCGCACGGTGCAGGTGGTCTGTACCGACGACCGGGTCGTCGATCCGGGATGGGGGAGGTCGGGCGGGGTCGTGGCCGGGGCCGAGGTGGTCGAGCTGGCAGGCGGGCACTTCCCGATGCTCACCCGGCCCGTGGAGCTGGCCGGGTTGCTCCACGACGTCCTCCGCAGCGCGGGGTGA
- a CDS encoding thiamine-binding protein, whose product MLFAFSIAPAGGGSDSVGDVVAEAVRVVRASGLPHETTSMFTTIESETWDEGMAVVKAAVEAVQARAPRVSLVLKADIRPGFDSGQLRAKVERVEEALGAEQAPGAEQAPGADDRPGSAA is encoded by the coding sequence ATGCTCTTCGCCTTCAGCATCGCCCCGGCGGGGGGCGGCTCCGACAGTGTCGGCGACGTCGTCGCCGAGGCCGTCCGCGTCGTCCGCGCCTCCGGGCTGCCCCACGAGACCACTTCCATGTTCACCACGATCGAGTCCGAGACCTGGGACGAGGGCATGGCGGTGGTCAAGGCCGCGGTGGAGGCCGTGCAGGCCAGGGCGCCGCGCGTCAGCCTCGTGCTCAAGGCCGACATCCGGCCCGGCTTCGACAGCGGGCAGCTCCGGGCCAAGGTCGAGCGCGTGGAGGAGGCCCTGGGTGCGGAGCAGGCGCCGGGTGCGGAGCAGGCGCCGGGTGCGGACGACCGACCGGGATCCGCGGCGTGA
- a CDS encoding MarR family winged helix-turn-helix transcriptional regulator, with the protein MARRDPLPFDPIMRAADLWAERIGPSRAMAAVTSVMRVQQILLSAVDASLRPHGLTFARYEALVLLTFARTGRLPMRVMGDRLQLHPTSVTNIVDRLQADGLVRRIPHPTDRRATLVEITEDGIALRARATESVTSVDFGLEGLSDEQQAQLTALLGEVRRAAGDFT; encoded by the coding sequence ATGGCCCGCCGCGATCCGCTGCCGTTCGACCCGATCATGCGAGCGGCGGACCTGTGGGCCGAGCGGATCGGCCCGTCGCGGGCGATGGCCGCGGTGACCAGCGTGATGCGGGTGCAGCAGATCCTGCTCTCCGCGGTGGACGCGTCACTGCGCCCGCACGGCCTCACCTTCGCCCGGTACGAGGCGCTGGTGCTGCTCACGTTCGCCCGCACCGGGCGCCTCCCGATGCGGGTGATGGGCGACCGGTTGCAGCTGCACCCCACCAGCGTGACGAACATCGTCGACCGGCTGCAGGCCGACGGGCTCGTGCGCCGCATCCCGCACCCCACCGACCGGCGGGCCACCCTCGTGGAGATCACCGAGGACGGCATCGCGCTGCGCGCCCGGGCCACCGAGTCGGTGACGTCGGTCGACTTCGGGCTCGAGGGGCTCAGCGACGAGCAGCAGGCCCAGCTCACCGCTCTCCTCGGCGAGGTCCGCCGCGCCGCGGGCGACTTCACCTGA
- a CDS encoding helix-turn-helix domain-containing protein codes for MTEPPSPEPAPRIRSALREARAARAWSQSGAAAALRELAERRGGPDASAASLKTQLSRWENGHSRPEPEYRALLAELYGCTAAELGLAPAAAPARPDARAGLLAELAGAAAAGGAVLEQWAVQLAAAHRVDDELGAAGAGGITAALTEQLTRTLRHTTASPRRAAVAALLSDAAALAGRHALDADDPDDAWRLLDTAAAAAREAGSPVLALEAAIGRAEVLGEIGRAAQAVDLLEEQAWGSSPAAHRPRLAAARAVAHASTGDVSSAHSALDEATRSMPAIDAFHPGDPVFELADLHRWRGRALVELGDAAAVGPLGSALAAGPRSTRARADLHADLARTLRTDDAAGAAEHAREARALAERIGSRRLAARLDGSAFAGARPAGVHPGTPAAGDRR; via the coding sequence GTGACCGAGCCGCCCTCTCCCGAACCCGCACCCCGGATCCGCAGCGCCCTGCGCGAGGCCCGGGCCGCGCGCGCCTGGTCCCAGTCCGGGGCGGCCGCGGCGCTGCGTGAGCTCGCGGAGCGCCGAGGCGGGCCCGACGCCTCCGCGGCCAGCCTGAAGACGCAGCTCTCCCGCTGGGAGAACGGGCACTCCCGCCCCGAGCCGGAGTACCGGGCCCTGCTCGCGGAGCTCTACGGGTGCACCGCGGCCGAGCTCGGGCTGGCTCCTGCGGCGGCGCCCGCCCGACCGGACGCCCGTGCGGGGCTGCTCGCGGAGCTGGCCGGGGCGGCAGCGGCCGGCGGTGCGGTCCTGGAGCAGTGGGCGGTGCAGCTCGCGGCCGCCCACCGAGTCGACGACGAGCTCGGCGCGGCAGGTGCCGGCGGCATCACGGCCGCACTGACCGAGCAGCTCACCCGTACGCTGCGGCACACGACGGCGTCCCCCCGACGGGCGGCGGTCGCAGCCCTGCTGTCCGACGCGGCGGCACTGGCCGGGCGCCACGCCCTCGACGCCGACGACCCGGACGACGCGTGGCGGCTCCTCGACACCGCCGCCGCGGCCGCGCGCGAGGCCGGCTCACCCGTGCTCGCGCTGGAGGCGGCCATCGGCCGGGCGGAGGTGCTGGGCGAGATCGGCCGCGCCGCGCAGGCGGTCGATCTGCTGGAGGAGCAGGCCTGGGGATCGTCGCCCGCGGCACATCGCCCACGTCTCGCGGCGGCCCGCGCGGTCGCGCACGCCTCCACGGGCGACGTATCGTCGGCCCACAGCGCCCTCGACGAGGCGACCCGCTCGATGCCCGCTATCGACGCGTTCCACCCCGGCGACCCCGTCTTCGAGCTCGCCGATCTCCACCGGTGGCGCGGGCGGGCACTCGTCGAACTGGGCGATGCCGCGGCCGTCGGACCGCTGGGGAGTGCGCTCGCCGCCGGCCCGCGGTCGACCCGGGCGCGGGCCGACCTGCACGCCGACCTCGCCCGCACCCTGCGCACCGACGACGCCGCCGGGGCGGCCGAGCACGCCCGCGAGGCGAGGGCGCTCGCAGAACGCATCGGCTCCCGCCGACTCGCGGCCCGGCTCGACGGGTCCGCGTTCGCCGGCGCTCGCCCCGCCGGGGTGCATCCCGGGACCCCGGCCGCGGGAGACCGCCGGTGA